A single genomic interval of Streptomyces sp. 1222.5 harbors:
- the rplX gene encoding 50S ribosomal protein L24, whose translation MKIKKGDLVQVITGKDKGKQGKVIAAYPREDRVLVEGVNRVKKHTKAGPTARGSQAGGIVTTEAPIHVSNVQLVVEKDGNKVVTRVGYRFDDEGNKIRVAKRTGEDI comes from the coding sequence ATGAAGATCAAGAAGGGCGACCTGGTCCAGGTCATCACCGGTAAGGACAAGGGCAAGCAGGGCAAGGTCATCGCGGCCTACCCCCGCGAGGACCGCGTCCTGGTCGAGGGTGTCAACCGGGTCAAGAAGCACACCAAGGCCGGTCCGACCGCTCGCGGTTCGCAGGCCGGCGGCATCGTCACGACCGAGGCGCCGATCCACGTCTCCAACGTCCAGCTGGTCGTTGAGAAGGATGGCAACAAGGTCGTCACGCGTGTCGGTTACCGCTTCGACGACGAAGGCAACAAGATCCGCGTTGCCAAGCGGACGGGTGAGGACATCTGA
- the rplE gene encoding 50S ribosomal protein L5 codes for MATTTTPRLKQRYREEIAGKLRDEFKYENVMQVPGLVKIVVNMGVGDAARDSKLIEGAIRDLTTITGQKPAVTKARKSIAQFKLREGQPIGAHVTLRGDRMWEFLDRTLSLALPRIRDFRGLSPKQFDGRGNYTFGLTEQVMFHEIDQDKIDRTRGMDITVVTTATNDAEGRALLRHLGFPFKEA; via the coding sequence ATGGCTACCACCACCACTCCGCGTCTGAAGCAGAGGTACCGCGAGGAGATCGCGGGCAAGCTGCGTGACGAGTTCAAGTACGAGAACGTCATGCAGGTTCCCGGCCTCGTCAAGATCGTGGTCAACATGGGTGTCGGCGACGCCGCCCGTGACTCGAAGCTGATCGAGGGCGCGATCCGCGACCTGACCACCATCACCGGTCAGAAGCCGGCCGTCACCAAGGCCCGCAAGTCCATCGCGCAGTTCAAGCTGCGTGAGGGCCAGCCGATCGGTGCCCACGTCACGCTCCGTGGCGACCGCATGTGGGAGTTCCTGGACCGCACCCTGTCGCTCGCGCTCCCGCGCATCCGCGACTTCCGCGGCCTGTCCCCCAAGCAGTTCGACGGCCGTGGCAACTACACCTTCGGTCTCACGGAGCAGGTCATGTTCCACGAGATCGACCAGGACAAGATCGACCGTACCCGGGGCATGGACATCACCGTGGTCACCACGGCGACCAACGACGCTGAGGGCCGCGCGCTCCTTCGTCACCTCGGCTTCCCGTTCAAGGAGGCGTGA
- a CDS encoding type Z 30S ribosomal protein S14, translating into MAKKALIAKAARKPKFGVRGYTRCQRCGRPHSVYRKFGLCRVCLREMAHRGELPGVTKSSW; encoded by the coding sequence ATGGCGAAGAAGGCTCTGATTGCCAAGGCTGCTCGCAAGCCCAAGTTCGGTGTGCGTGGCTACACGCGCTGCCAGCGCTGCGGCCGTCCGCACTCCGTGTACCGCAAGTTCGGCCTCTGCCGCGTGTGCCTTCGTGAGATGGCTCACCGTGGCGAGCTGCCGGGCGTGACCAAGAGCTCCTGGTAA